The DNA region AGCTCCAAAATGGAACAAAACAAGCACAGTAGCAGATTTGTGTTTTATATTCTTCTCAGTTGGAAAGCTTTGTGAGGAAAAATGAGAGGATTATCGctgaataatgacttaaacttCCCTTTTTTTTTGGATGAGTTAGAAGACTTCCAGAGAATATAGAGAACAAGCCATGATACTTGTAGAGTGCTCTTCaccattttttttaaccttgccAGTCCCTAGTCAGCATTAACTCGAATTAAATGGATAAGAGCAGCTttgacattctgctaaacatctcctttgGTGTTCAGCAGGGTACCAAAAAAATACCACACAGATTTAGAGCGACATGATAGtgagtaaatgattcattttAGAGCAAACGATCCTTTAAAAGAGTGATTTTGTGACTAAACAACATTTCATCAGACTGTCCTTTCCATCTCAGTGTTATGAAGATCAGTGGAGGACTGCATCTGGCGCTCTGCGTCTCTGTTCAGCACGCTCACACACGGGTGTCCTCTCAAGTAGAAGCGAAGCGGTTTGGTTGCCCATTCTCTGTGAGACTCGACTCCTATCCGGGGCGCTGACACCACCTCTCCCGCGCAAACAGCCTCTCGTTCTGGGTCCCTCTCAAGCCACACCTCTGTGTCAGTGGCCAGATCCCTGCGGTCGAAGCAGCGCTGTATATCTAGTGCTTGACACAGCTTTGACGGCCCATTGCAAAGCTCTTTCTCCTTAAGGATTTTGGCTCCCGCCTTGCGTTTGGCTGCTCGCAGGCCCCTCATGACGTCCTGACCGCTAAGAGGCTCCAGCGAGCGCACAAGCACCGCCGCCCCCtcccctgcacacacacagagtagaGTAGTTAGTGCGGCTCCATGCCGTCTCCTTCCTGTTGGCTTGTGTCTGTGTGCGTTCACTCCAACCTTTCCCTAGGTTTATGTAATGTGCCAAATTGACCTATAATGAGAAACAGTTGGAGAGAAGCAAAGCGGCAGCAAAACAAACACTTGTTTCTTGCATAACTAGCGGTGAGGGATCTGTGGTTACAGCCTTCCGGCTCCATCTCCTGTGAAGCGATACTCCTAATATGTGCGTGTGGTCAATTACAGCGGTTTTTGGAGCCTCACCTTGGCTGGAGACGTTCATGCAGAGGTAGATGCCATAGATGGGATAGACGTAGATGGTCCCAGGCTTCATGAACATGGCAGTGTTTCTCTCCGTGCGTTTCCCTCCTGCTGAGTGGGATGCTTTGTCTTCCCCCCCCAAATATGCTTCGGTTTCCACAACCCTTCCTCTGAGCTCAGTGCCATCAGTTAGCTTCCTCACCAACACCTAATTCACACAGAAACCAGATGTCACTCTCTTTCCAAAACTTCCCACACCCTGAGGCTGTACAGGCATCTTACTGTACATCCAGCAGGTGGCGCAGATCTGTCTAAATTATATTGACTGAGACTcattagaaaacaaatgttaGTAGCTAGTGGTGCTTGCTAATGAGATCTCAAATCCTGTGGTGAAGCAGTAAAGATGTGCTACTTTTTTTCTAGGTAATTGGATTTCCGATGATAATCAGTTGATAAATCAGCCAAAAAATTGCATACACTAATGTTCTaatgtttggggtcggtaagatttatttgatcataaaaacagtaaaattaatatatattattgcaattaaaaataattatatttcgctaaatttgaaaaaaaaaattattcctgtgaagcaaagctgaattttcagcatcattactccagtctacagtgtcaaatgatccttcagaaatcattttaatatactggtttgctgctcaaaaattatttcttcttattaatgttgaaaacatttgtgccgttaagtatttttgtgaaaaaccggatacatttttcaggaatctttgatgaatagaaagtttaaaagaagagcatttatttctaatagaaatattttgtgacattataaatgtttttactgtcaccaTTCATTCATTTCCAAAAGAACTCTTACTGACACTGTACTTTTGCATCTTTGCATcaacttttattataatttaaaaatatatatatttttaatgaaaccccTTCCTTGTTTACTTTCAATAATAATAGCAAAACTTCCACTAAAACAATTTTACGTAGTAAACCAACTTGCAGAAacatggagagagaaaaaaacatgagGATATAGCATCATGTGACGGTTCAGGACAGC from Carassius carassius chromosome 1, fCarCar2.1, whole genome shotgun sequence includes:
- the mpg gene encoding DNA-3-methyladenine glycosylase, with the protein product MTTRKRKKSLLTLPQSECASDQTDGDPLKRPSQCQSDKIPVLQHLSPYFSVRESVRLSYSFFNQPCQDLAKAFLGKVLVRKLTDGTELRGRVVETEAYLGGEDKASHSAGGKRTERNTAMFMKPGTIYVYPIYGIYLCMNVSSQGEGAAVLVRSLEPLSGQDVMRGLRAAKRKAGAKILKEKELCNGPSKLCQALDIQRCFDRRDLATDTEVWLERDPEREAVCAGEVVSAPRIGVESHREWATKPLRFYLRGHPCVSVLNRDAERQMQSSTDLHNTEMERTV